The Arachidicoccus terrestris genome includes the window TCAGAGCGCAGGATCTCCTTGATGCCATCTTCATATGAAGTGGGCTGAAAAGCAAAACGCTTCTCAAACTTATCACTGTTGAATACATAATCTTTATCGTACTGATAGAGCATCTCTCTGGATTCTCTCATAACCGGCATAAATAGTCCCAGAAGGCTGGTCATGGTTTTACCCACAATTCTTTTTCTAGGTTTTACGCCGAGTTCAGTGGCCACCATTTCAATCCACTCTCTGCCGGAAGGTGGATTCTTGGCGGTCGGCAGATGCCAGGTATGGCCGAAGGCCTCAGGGCAATTGCCTAACAGCGCCGTTGCACTGGCCGCATCTACTGTATATGTAAAGCTGTGCCGATAATGATCACTGACCAGCCAATTAGCCGTCTTGCCCTGCTTTAACGGCTTAATGACCATTTCTCCTAAAACACTGTTATTCACCCCAGGCCCATAAAAATCTGCACAACGGGCGATAAGTGCCGAAAGCCCTCTGGTTTTAACGGCGTCCCAGATAATGCGAATGAGTTCAGCGCGGACCTTCCCCTTTCTGCTGCTTGGATCAATACGGTGCGTTTCCATAATCTGATTGAGATTATCTCCATCGTACATGTATATATTATCAAAAAACACCAGACGGCTGTGATGTGTAATGCAGGCATCTATCACGTTCTTTATGATAACCGGCCAGTCCCGTTGCCAGACTTTATAATCGTAAGGTAACCCTGCGGTAAGATAGACGACCTCCGTCCCCTTCACGGCAGCCGATACCTGATCAGCCTGTCTAAGGTCCGCTACAAATAACTGGTCATCTGGGCCAACCCTTTTGGGATTCCTGCTGACCAGGCGGATATCCGGGCTGTAGATTCTGAGTGCTTTAGCCAGCTCAGTGCCAATGGCACCGCCGGCTCCTAAAATTGCCTGCATGACTAATAATTAAATATGGTAATAACGAACCAACCGGACGCTATTGGACAAATCTGCAAAAAAAACGTAGACACCCTTCCTTGCTCATAGCCACAATCTTGTTTAATGCTTGTCGATGTCCTTTGGTTGGGACTGTAAAATTAGTAAACCGTACTTTTTTCTCCCCCTTTTTTCGGGTTTATTCGGTAAGCGGTCAAATTAGAGGGACAAACCACTCCGCATTTCGGTAGAATCTTCGTTGTTTTTTTGTGCAATTGATTTCAGCATCGAACTTTGACACGTTATAGATAAAATCTATAATACAGCCATTCCCCTATCTGTGATTTTTTTCAGGTGCCGTTTGTGATCCACTGGAATTATACTATTTTTGCGCAGTCGTTTCCAACGCATCACACTACACCCTTCGCCAAGGTGATTCATTAAAGATTTTGACGTGTCCAAAAGAGAAAAAATAATTACGGAACATCATCTGCCCCACAATGCAAAATCGGGTATTTTCATGCATCATTACGTGAATGAGGATTTGCGGCAGGCCGATAATATCCATGTGCCGCATAGAGACACTCATGCGCTATTTAATTTTGCGATAGGAGGTTCCTGTAATTTTCTCTTGGACTTTAAAAAATATACCCTGACCGCTCCGGTAATCGTAATGGTATTTCCCGGGCAGGTACACTACATCGATCATTGCCGAAATGTGACCGGCTGGAGCATCGCCTTTGATCCGTTGCTGATGGACGCGGAACTTGCGCAGACACTGGAATGTATTTTTAAGGACCCGTTTGCGCTTGATGCAGATTGCAGGCTCTATGATCAGCTTGTCCAGCTATTGCAATTACTGGAACAGATCAACCGTGAGGCCAGTGGCAGTGAGCAGACAGCTGCCCTGCAGGGGCTGTTTGTAAGCACCTTACAATGGGTAGCAGGATCCCTTAAAGACTGCTGCGCACAGACCGCAAAAGTGAAAGACCGTTCTAAGGCCATAGAACTTCATTTTAAAACATTATTGCAGGCGCATTTTGTCAGCCATAAAAAGCCGGGCTTCTATAGCGAACAGATGAATATTTCAACTGCTTATCTAGGCGATACCATTAAAGCAATGACCGGGAAATCTGTCACAGCGCATATCCAGGAGATCAGCCTTTTAGAAGCGAAGCGACACTTGTATAAGACGGATCTCAGTATCAAAGAAATTTGTTTTTTGGTTGGCTATGATGACCCGGTACATTTTGGCAAGCTCTTCAAAAAAACCTGCGGCGTCACGCCGCTGGAATTCAGAAAACAAATCCGAGAATAATACCAGTATTTCAAGGACTAGACCTATTTTATTTATAACAGCCTTTTTTACTTTGCAGAGTCAAAGAAAAACAGCTTTATCACAGCTGTTGCAGCAGTCCTTGCTAGTGATGCCATTTTCAACAACATAGCAAGAGACTCTATCCAAACACCTAAAATGCATATCCTCATGCCAAATGTACCTAAATGGATGGCAGATTTATTGGAAACAGCGCTTTCATCAAAAATGCCCGTGTTCGAAGTCGTCGCAACTGATTGGGTAAGTCCTGAAGTCCGGTCTATTATATTTAAGGGAAATCTGGCCGGCCTTAACCTGCGGCCCGGCTATGCCGTTTCGATCCGAGTCAGCGCCAATGCCTTTAGAAACTATACACCATCTTTTATAGACGAACAGGAAGATATTTTTCAGATTCTGGCCCATATCCATGGAAACGGGCCAGGCGCCCGTTTTTTTGAAAACCTGAAGCCAGGCCAACAAATCCCGGTCAGTATGGCCAGGGGCAGGAAAGTAGCGGAATCTGCAGCCAGTTATTTCTTATATGGAGATGAGAGTACACTGGGACTGGCCTGTGCATTGCAAACGCACTTTCAGTCCTTAGGAAAACGCTTTTACGCGCTGCTGCATCTGGGTAAAGACCAGGATGATTTGCCGGATGCACTGGGACTGGCCAGCTATGAGTTAGTCCAGCGGGCTGACAAGGACATATCTGTCTACGTACCGGGGTTTACGATATTCGACAGTTCTGCTATTAAAACTTGGGCACAGGCACAGTTTATATTGGCAGGTAACGGATTACATATACAAAGAATAAAAAAAGAATTGATCGGGCTGGGTGTTCACCGCAAACAGATCCATGCTGAACCCTATTGGGTTCCCGGCAAGACAGGGCTTTGATAATTTTTATTCCAGACAGGGGATAATTGCTTTTTTTCTGTTAAATTGCAATTGCTGAAAATTCATAGTAATCAAGCCCACCAATAGAAAAATCTGTCTGGATATGTGCAGGGGAAATGGTCATAAGCTAAATAACAGGAGTGCCCAGAACAACAGAAATAAGCTATCGCGTTTTTTGCAATTTTTCCAAAGAGATATTGCAATACCAGTTGATCAGCATCGAAGAGCGCGTATGACTTTTCCGCTACTGTTGAGTATTGGCCTGAGTTGTTCATTACACGCCCAATTCCTCAATGCAGATGAACCGGCCGGTGGCATCCGGGCCAACCAGATCGGCTATGCGCCCTATAGTACTAAAATTGCTATCATGGATAGCTATCTGTTCCCCGGTCAGCATAAACTCCCTTTTTATATTATTGCGCTCAATCAGTTTGCCGATACGGTTTTCAGAGGGGAACTGCAATCAACGCCGGCGGCAGACCTCTATGCCAAAAAGGTCAATTATCTGGCAGACTTTTCAAAATTGTCACGTGAAGGCCACTATTATCTTTCTATACCCGGTCAGGGTGTCTCTTATCCGTTTATCATTCAGCAAAACCCATTCGATGCAGTTTTAAAAGCAGCGGTAAAAGCCTACTACTACAATAGAGCTTCTATGGATCTGACGGCCAGGTATGCGGGTCGCTGGGCCAGAAAAGCAGGGCATCCGGACACAATCGTTTATATCCATTCTTCTGTTGCATCGGCCGCACACAGTAAAAACAATACGCTCCGTGCACCGGGCGGGTGGTATGACGCCGGTGACTATAACAAATACATCGTGAATTCCGGGATTACCGTCAGTACGCTACTGGAAGCGCTTACTGATTATCCTTCTGTTTTTGCATCCTTGGACCTCGGGATTCCCGAATCTGACAAAGGGCTACCTGACCTCCTAAATGAAATACTCTATAACCTCCGCTGGATGCTTAAAATGCAGGATCCGGCCGACGGCGGCGTCTACCATAAACTCACCTCTGCCAATTTTGACCGCATGGAAATGCCGCAAAGCGATCAGGCCAAACGCTATGTCATACAGAAAACAACAGCGGCGGCGC containing:
- a CDS encoding NAD-dependent epimerase/dehydratase family protein codes for the protein MQAILGAGGAIGTELAKALRIYSPDIRLVSRNPKRVGPDDQLFVADLRQADQVSAAVKGTEVVYLTAGLPYDYKVWQRDWPVIIKNVIDACITHHSRLVFFDNIYMYDGDNLNQIMETHRIDPSSRKGKVRAELIRIIWDAVKTRGLSALIARCADFYGPGVNNSVLGEMVIKPLKQGKTANWLVSDHYRHSFTYTVDAASATALLGNCPEAFGHTWHLPTAKNPPSGREWIEMVATELGVKPRKRIVGKTMTSLLGLFMPVMRESREMLYQYDKDYVFNSDKFEKRFAFQPTSYEDGIKEILRSEPPGLS
- a CDS encoding siderophore-interacting protein, with translation MPNVPKWMADLLETALSSKMPVFEVVATDWVSPEVRSIIFKGNLAGLNLRPGYAVSIRVSANAFRNYTPSFIDEQEDIFQILAHIHGNGPGARFFENLKPGQQIPVSMARGRKVAESAASYFLYGDESTLGLACALQTHFQSLGKRFYALLHLGKDQDDLPDALGLASYELVQRADKDISVYVPGFTIFDSSAIKTWAQAQFILAGNGLHIQRIKKELIGLGVHRKQIHAEPYWVPGKTGL
- a CDS encoding helix-turn-helix domain-containing protein — protein: MHHYVNEDLRQADNIHVPHRDTHALFNFAIGGSCNFLLDFKKYTLTAPVIVMVFPGQVHYIDHCRNVTGWSIAFDPLLMDAELAQTLECIFKDPFALDADCRLYDQLVQLLQLLEQINREASGSEQTAALQGLFVSTLQWVAGSLKDCCAQTAKVKDRSKAIELHFKTLLQAHFVSHKKPGFYSEQMNISTAYLGDTIKAMTGKSVTAHIQEISLLEAKRHLYKTDLSIKEICFLVGYDDPVHFGKLFKKTCGVTPLEFRKQIRE